Proteins encoded by one window of Cylindrospermum stagnale PCC 7417:
- the crtW gene encoding beta-carotene ketolase CrtW, whose protein sequence is MIDLEQPPSLQIKLAPVLKTKSPFGGLSIAIVIISVWAISLGFLLFLDISQFKFLMLMPIIVWQTFLYTGLFITAHDAMHGVVFPQNTKINHFFGSLCLFLYGLLPYKTLLKKHWLHHHNPASEIDPDFHDGKHANFFAWYFHFMKSYWSWRQIITLIIIFHFTNRILNIPSDNLTYFWVIPSIVSSLQLFYFGTFLPHSKPIGGYIQPHCAQTINRPIWWSFITCYHFGYHKEHHEHPHAPWWQLPEVYEMSK, encoded by the coding sequence GTGATCGATTTAGAACAACCACCCAGTCTTCAAATAAAACTAGCCCCGGTACTAAAAACTAAATCACCTTTTGGGGGACTTTCCATTGCTATTGTCATTATTAGCGTCTGGGCTATTAGCCTGGGTTTCCTACTTTTCCTTGACATTTCTCAGTTCAAATTCTTGATGTTAATGCCTATCATAGTTTGGCAAACATTTTTATATACGGGATTATTTATTACAGCTCATGATGCCATGCATGGGGTAGTGTTTCCCCAAAATACCAAAATAAACCATTTTTTTGGCTCATTATGCCTTTTTCTTTATGGTCTTTTACCATACAAAACACTGTTAAAAAAACATTGGTTACACCACCACAATCCAGCTAGTGAAATAGACCCTGATTTCCATGATGGTAAACATGCAAATTTCTTTGCTTGGTATTTTCATTTCATGAAGAGTTACTGGAGTTGGCGGCAAATTATCACCCTAATAATTATTTTTCATTTTACCAATCGTATCCTCAATATACCCAGTGATAATCTAACTTACTTCTGGGTAATTCCCTCGATTGTCAGTTCATTACAATTATTTTATTTTGGTACTTTCCTACCACATAGCAAACCAATAGGCGGTTATATTCAGCCTCATTGTGCCCAAACTATTAACCGCCCAATTTGGTGGTCATTTATTACCTGCTATCATTTCGGCTACCACAAAGAGCATCATGAACACCCCCATGCTCCTTGGTGGCAGCTTCCAGAAGTTTATGAAATGTCTAAATAA
- a CDS encoding SDR family NAD(P)-dependent oxidoreductase — translation MAPTILITGASQGIGKATALLFSRKGYDLVLAARQTERLEATAQEVQSLGLAAPLTVTCDVTNPSQVEMLVQKALEHYGYIDVLVNNAGIFASGPVEQFSLSDWHQVIDTNLWGYIHTIQALLPHFLQRGSGTIVNLSSIGGKVPTAYLVAYCTSKFGVTGLTEALQAELQPKGIHVCGIYPNLIKSSLMERAIFRGKDEEELQTRREQLNNVLKNPVVEKPEDVANAIWDAVNNQKSEVMVGSANFSQSLYRLFPGLMKWVSRQTLKNQE, via the coding sequence ATGGCTCCTACAATACTGATTACAGGTGCGTCTCAAGGCATTGGCAAAGCAACAGCGCTTTTATTTTCCCGGAAAGGATATGACCTCGTACTTGCAGCCCGTCAAACTGAACGCTTGGAAGCTACAGCGCAGGAGGTGCAAAGCCTTGGACTTGCAGCACCATTGACTGTAACTTGTGATGTCACAAATCCCTCCCAGGTAGAGATGTTGGTGCAAAAAGCATTGGAGCATTATGGTTATATCGACGTGCTAGTGAATAATGCAGGCATCTTTGCATCTGGGCCAGTAGAGCAATTTTCTCTTAGTGATTGGCACCAGGTTATAGACACTAATTTATGGGGATATATCCACACCATTCAGGCACTTTTGCCTCATTTTCTCCAACGGGGAAGTGGAACAATTGTTAATTTAAGTTCCATTGGGGGTAAAGTGCCTACGGCGTATTTAGTTGCTTACTGCACTAGTAAATTTGGCGTGACAGGATTGACGGAAGCACTACAAGCAGAATTACAGCCAAAAGGTATTCATGTTTGTGGGATTTATCCAAATTTGATCAAGAGTAGTTTGATGGAACGGGCAATTTTTCGGGGTAAGGATGAGGAAGAATTGCAAACTCGTCGAGAACAACTCAATAATGTGCTGAAAAATCCCGTAGTGGAGAAGCCTGAAGATGTGGCAAATGCAATCTGGGATGCAGTCAATAATCAGAAGTCGGAAGTAATGGTTGGTTCTGCGAATTTTTCGCAGTCATTGTATCGGTTATTTCCTGGTTTGATGAAATGGGTTTCTCGGCAAACCTTAAAAAATCAGGAATAG